DNA from Lactobacillus johnsonii:
TTGAAACAGATGCTAAGCAAGTAATGGCGCACACGACTAGGAATGCATATTTTGTTAAATATAAATTATATGAATTAGAAAACTTATTAGGTGGACAGTTCATGCGAATATCAAAATCGACAATCTTAAATTTAGATCAGATTTATGCTATTACTAAATCGATCTCTAATTGTCAGATTAAATTTCATGATTCATATAAGACAGTCTATGTTTCTAGACGATATTATCGAGATTTAAATGATAGATTAAAAGAGAGAAGGGCATTATCATGAGAAAGGCCAGTTTTGGAAGGATTCTTTGGGGCTTAGGCCTGCTTGCAGCAGCAGCGTTTTTAGTGTTAGACCAGTTGCATTTAATTCCAGTAGAGTTAGGATTCTGGACAATTTTTTGGACTGTAGTATTTGCGGCAACATTAATTACTTCCTTATTTAATAGAAGTTTAGGTGGGACAATTTTTTCAATTGCATTTTTATTAATTATCTATGCAAAGCCTCTTCATATTGAAAGTATTGTTCCTTGGACAGTGCTTTTAGCAGCATTTTTAGTTTGGGGAGGTTTAAGATTAATCTTCAAAAAAAGTTGGAAGCCAACTGTAATTATTAATGGTGAAAAAGTCAGTACTAATTGGTCTGACTTAAAGGCACCTCATAAATTTAAGGCTGAACATGTATTTTCTGATACAACAAGTTCAGATAATGGTGACAATATTGTAATTAGCGAAAAAATGTCTTCTACTTCACGTTATGTTCATTCACAGCATTTAGAGACAGTAACGATAAATGTTTCAATGGGAGACGTTAATGTCTATCTTGATTCAGCAAAACCAGCTGGGGATGAAGTGATTGCTAACGTGAATATGTCAATGGGAGATTTAACCTTCTACATTCCAACGTCTTGGCGGGTGGATAATCAATTAAATCAAGGATTCAATGATATTACTATTGATGGTGATCAACCAGCAGAGGGTCCAACCTTAGTGCTTCAAGGCCGCGCCAATATGGGAGATATTACTGTTAAGAGAGTTTAATATATTATTGTTTCAATTTAAATAAAAAAGAAGTAAACTATTTATAGCAAAAAAGAGAGTTACTGGTAATAGCTCTCAAATCACAAGCCGCTAAAATGCGGTGGCAAGATTAATAACAAACTAAAAGTCGCTATCAACTCCGCCAAAAGTTATCAAGCGGCTTTTTAGTTTGCTCTATTTTCTCTTCCACAAATCGTGGATAGTCTTTATTAGTTTCTCTATAGCTTTTACAAGCTTTTGTGCATTGTTTACTAGTTTTATTAAAGCTAGAAATTGAACTTATAAATGTAATGCTGTAAACTATTTATAGCATAAAAAAGAGAGCTACTACCAATAGCTCTCTCAAATCACAAGCCGCTAAAAGTGCGGTGGCAAATATTGATGCAAACAAAAAAGTCGCTAGCAACTCTGCCAAAAGTTATGAAGTGCCATAGAAAAGTTAGACATTTATAAAATTTTAAAGATTTGATAATACACGATTTCTGTATTTTACAGGAGTCGTGTATTTTAATTTGTTTGATCTTCTAACATTGTTAAACCAATAAATATAATCTTTCAGAATTTCCTTCATCTCTTCTAAACTTCCAATCTTAAGTCGATTCAGTTTTTCTCTCTTCATTAGATTAAATATCGTTTCTCCTGGTGCATTATCATGACAATTTCCTTTTCGGGACATGCTTTGAATTATATTCATTTTCTTTAGTCGAGCCTGATAGCCTGGATTCTGATATTGAAAGCCTTGATCTGAATGAAGGATAGGAGCAGCTCCTGGTGGAAGATTATCTGCTAGTTCATCTAGCATATTATAAATAGTTTTCATTTCAGGAGAGTAACTTACTGCACAAGCTAGAATCTCCAAAGAAGCTTCATCTACTACAGGAGAAATATAAACTTTCTTGCCGTTAGTTAGTTTATATTCGGTTACATCGGTATGAAGAACTTTATAGGGGATAGTTTCATCAAAAGTTTGATTTAGGATATTTGGTGCTTTCTTTCCTACATTACCCTTATACGAACTATATTTACCAGTATTTTTATGATAAATTGTTGTTTTTATTCCTAAACTTCTCATTAACTTACGTACTGTTTCTAGAGAAAATTTAAATCCTTCATCTCTTAACGCTCCCCACATAGGACGATAACCATATGTTTCTTGTCCTTCATAGCCATAATAGATTTCTTGAATCTTCTCTTTTACTAAAGCATACTTATCAGCTTGATTAATTCTATTTTTTACATTGTCATAGTAAGTCTTTCTATTTAATTTAAGCACCTTAAATAAGACCTTAAGTTTAATTTGATGGTGTTTTGCCCGAATATCCTGTATTAATTGTGTTTTTTGTTTGTTGGATAACGTGGATATCGGGCAGCCACTTTTTTTAAGACAAGATTTTCCACTCTAAGTCTTTCTAATTCAGCTTCCTGCTTAAGAATTTTTTCTTCATACTTTTGCTTTTCACTAAGTTCTAACTTTTTAGTTGTCTTCTTACTCTTTTTAGGCACTTTCCTAGGCCGACCTTTCTGTTTAGGCAGCAGCCCAGCGTATCCTTCTTCATTGAACTTTTTAGCCCAATTGTATACTTGAGAATCACTAATATTAAACTTAGCCGCTACCTTTGAAACTCCAATAGAATGTGTTAAGTAGTAGCGTACCACATTTAGCCTAAAGTCAGAAGAATAAGTAGTTTTAGTATGTTTAACAGATAAGGCAGCTAAACCTTGACACTTAGCCTTATCAACCCACCTACGAATAAGAGTCCAATGAATATTATATTGTTTAGCTAAACCTTTTATTGAATCTTCATGATTTAAATATTTGGAAACAATTTCAATTTTTAATTCAGTCGAATATTTGGTCATAAAAAAATACCTCATAATTATTAGATTTTATGTCTAACAATTATGAGGCACTTCAGTTATTGAGCGGCTTTTTCATTTGCTCTATTTTCTCTTCCACAAATCGTGGATAGACTTTATCAGTCTTTTTACAGCTTGCGCCAACTTGTCTGCATCGTTTACTAGTTTTATTAAAGCTAGAACAATACAGTCTAAGAGACCAATAAAGGTAAGGACAGCACCAAAAAAGGCTGTCATAAAGCAAAGTGTACCTCCCTTCAGTAAGACTCTGAACCATAGTTATTACACCATTGGCATCATCTCCTCAAACGAAAGTACCACCGCATATTTAACTTTTTGTGCGTGTTTAATTTTATCAAAAAATTACCAAAATTAATCTACATTTATGAGTAAATTAGCACTTTTTAGCACTCTGATGATAAAAGTGCTAATTTTTGTGTCTAAATACTTGCTTTTCTTTTATAAACAATGTACTATCGTAATTGTAAGTTAGCACTTATAATATATGAGTGCTAAGTAATATAATTATAGATTTAAATTATGTACAGGAGGGACTAACGTGTTACAACCAATCGGTGATCGCGTGATCGTTAAAGTAAAAGACGAAGAAGAAGAAAAAGTTGGAGGCATTGTCCTGGCTTCTAACGCTAAAGAAAAGCCTCAAATGGGCGAAATTATTGCCGTAGGAAATGGTAAGCGCAACGCAAATGGCGACTTAATTCCTATGTCAGTTGCAAAAGGTGAAACTGTATTCTTTGATAAATACTCTGGCACTAATTTGAAGTACGAAGGCGAAAAGTACTTAGTTCTTCGTGAAAGCGACTTATTAGCTGTCGTTAAGTAATAAAATTTGAAATAAAAGGTGGCATATAATATGGCTAAAGAGATTAAATTTTCTGAAAATGCAAGACACTCATTATTAAAAGGTGTTGATAAATTAGCAGATACTGTTAAGACAACTTTAGGCCCTAAGGGTAGAAATGTTGTTTTGGAAAAGAGTTATGGTGCTCCTGACATTACTAACGATGGTGTTACTATCGCCAAGAGTATTGAATTAGAAAACCATTTTGAAAACATGGGTGCAAAGCTTGTTTCTGAGGCTGCACAAAAGACTAACGACATTGCTGGTGACGGTACTACTACTGCTACTGTTTTAACTCAAGCAATCGTTCGTGAAGGTATGAAGAACGTTACTGCTGGTGCAAACCCTGTTGGTATTCGTCGCGGTATTGAAACTGCTACTAAGGCAGCTGTTGACGAATTACACAAGATTAGCCACAAGGTAAGTACTAAGGACGAAATTGCTCAAGTTGCTTCTGTTTCATCAGCTTCAACTGAAGTTGGTAACTTAATCGCTGACGCAATGGAAAAAGTTGGTCACGATGGTGTTATTACTATTGAAGAATCAAAGGGTATTGATACTGAACTTTCAGTAGTTGAAGGTATGCAATTCGATCGTGGTTACTTATCACAATACATGGTAACTGACAATGACAAGATGGAAGCAGACTTAGACAACCCTTACATTTTGATTACTGACAAGCAGATTTCTAACATTCAAGATATCTTGCCATTATTACAAGAAATCGTTCAACAAGGTAAGAGCTTATTAATCATTGCTGATGATGTTGATGGTGAAGCTCTTCCAACTCTTGTTTTGAACAAGATCCGTGGTACTTTCAACGTTGTTGCTGTTAAGGCTCCTGGCTTTGGTGACCGTCGTAAGGCAATGCTTGAAGATATTGCTATCTTAACTGGTGGTACTGTAATTTCTTCAGACTTAGGTCTTGAATTAAAGGACACTAAGATTGATCAATTAGGTAAGGCTGGCAAGGTTACTGTAACCAAGGATTCAACTACTATTGTTGAAGGTGCTGGTTCTAAGGAAGCTATTGCAGAACGTGTAGATCAAATTAAGAAACAAATTGCTGACACTACTTCAGACTTTGACCGTGAAAAATTACAAGAACGTCTTGCTAAACTTGCTGGTGGTGTTGCTGTCATCAAGGTTGGTGCTGCTACTGAAACCGAATTAAAGGAAAGAAAGTACAGAATCGAAGACGCTTTGAACGCAACCCGTGCTGCTGTTGAAGAAGGTTACGTTGCTGGTGGTGGTACTGCATTAGTTGATGTTATGAAGTCCATCCAAGGCACTGTTAAGGGTGACAGCGAAGACGCAGAAACTGGTGTTAAGATTGTTATGAAGGCTTTAGGCGCTCCTGTACGTCAAATTGCTGAAAACGCTGGTAAAGATGGTGCTGTTATCTTAGACCACTTAGAGCATGAAGACCCAGAAGTTGGTTACAATGCTGCAACTAACAAGTGGGAAAACATGGTTAAGGCTGGTATCATCGACCCAACTAAGGTAACTCGTTCAGCACTTCAAAATGCTGCTTCAATTGCTGCCTTGTTATTAACTACTGAAGCTGTTGTTGCTGACGCTCCAGAAGATGACAAGAACCAAGCTCCTGCAGCTCCAAACCCAGCTATGGGCATGGGAATGTAATTTAGAAACTAATTACATTTACTAATTTAATAAATTGATAAAACACTCCATGATTTTTGATGATCATGGAGTGTTTTTGTGTAGTAGAGTATAATGTCTTAATAAAAAATTACAATTTAATTTTTTATTAAGAAAGAAGATGACGACGATGACCATTGGCGAAGCTTTAAAAGAAACTAGAAAAAATCTAGGATTATCTCAAACCGAGATGGCATATCCTATTTTAACGAAATCTTATTATTCTAAAATTGAACGAGGAATCCACGAGATTAATGCCAGTGATTTAATTAAGATTTTAGAAATGCATGATGTTGATATTAGTGAATTTCTAGTAAAATGCGGGGTTAAGGATAATAAAATTGATAAAGAATATTGGGAAGAGCAGTTAAGCCAGGCATACTATGATCAAGACTTGAATAAGGTTAAAGAACTAGAATTAGAAATACCAAATATTAAAACAGATAACTATACTAAAGATCTTTTAAAATCGATGATTATGCTGAATAAGGCGAATTTAAAGGGAAGTATAGATACTTTACCTGATGAAATGAAAAAACATGTTAAATCTCTAATTTTCAAAGCAGAAAATTGGAATAAAGAAAATCTCAGTCTATTCTCAATAAGTCTTCCTTTATGGTCAGATCAAGAAATGAAACCAATAGTAACATCTCTTTTGAAAAAATATATTAATATTGAAAACTTTCCACGAGAGATGCAAATTTTAGTTTCTTCAATAATGGTTAATTATCTGTCCCTATTGATTCGATCATCATCACAAAATTTAGACTTAGTAGAAGATATATTCATTTTATTAGACAATTTACCCGTAAAACCATTAAATTGCTTTGGAAAAATAATGAAAAATTTTTATAGAGCATATTTTCAAGGCGATGATAAAAAAATACAGGATATCCTAGACTTTTTTACTAACAATGATATGAATAAAATTTCTGAAATTTTAAAGGTGTCAATTTAGACACTTTTTATTTTGCACTAAAGATGTGAGTAAAATGATAAATATAAAAAATAATTGCCTGGAAATATAATCATTTTCATAATCAGATTTATATGGATTTGAATTGGAACATGACATATAGTTTTCATATTTTACAATAATGGAATGAGTTACGTATGAATAATCAATTTCAATTTTATCTTATAATACTATCAATAATCGTAAGTTTTATTCTCTATTATATTATTCGACCAAGAATTCCAATTTTATACGAAGCGTTAATATGTACGTATGTGACTTTATTTTGTCTGTATTTAGTAATACAAGGGGAATACATACTATTAATCGGTGTAGTTATTTTTACTGTATTGTCTATTTACTATTGGAAAAAATATTATACTAAAAAAAGTAACTAATTCTTTAAATAGGAAATTCTATATTAATTAACATATTATTAATAAAAAATGGATTTATATAGTATAATCTAATAAAAATATTAAATAAGGAGGATCAAATTATGCCGACAGTAGTATTAAATGCTCATCAAAATTTACAAGACAATAAATAATAGATGAGCGGAGAA
Protein-coding regions in this window:
- a CDS encoding LytTR family DNA-binding domain-containing protein; this encodes MKVKLELDPDQKETEITIHAGQLTPELERIYQQLQMDSDHPDQIEGMMDNTSYYLSINDILFFETDAKQVMAHTTRNAYFVKYKLYELENLLGGQFMRISKSTILNLDQIYAITKSISNCQIKFHDSYKTVYVSRRYYRDLNDRLKERRALS
- a CDS encoding IS3-like element IS1223 family transposase (programmed frameshift) translates to MTKYSTELKIEIVSKYLNHEDSIKGLAKQYNIHWTLIRRWVDKAKCQGLAALSVKHTKTTYSSDFRLNVVRYYLTHSIGVSKVAAKFNISDSQVYNWAKKFNEEGYAGLLPKQKGRPRKVPKKSKKTTKKLELSEKQKYEEKILKQEAELERLRVENLGLKKSGCPISTLSNKQKTQLIQDIRAKHHQIKLKVLFKVLKLNRKTYYDNVKNRINQADKYALVKEKIQEIYYGYEGQETYGYRPMWGALRDEGFKFSLETVRKLMRSLGIKTTIYHKNTGKYSSYKGNVGKKAPNILNQTFDETIPYKVLHTDVTEYKLTNGKKVYISPVVDEASLEILACAVSYSPEMKTIYNMLDELADNLPPGAAPILHSDQGFQYQNPGYQARLKKMNIIQSMSRKGNCHDNAPGETIFNLMKREKLNRLKIGSLEEMKEILKDYIYWFNNVRRSNKLKYTTPVKYRNRVLSNL
- the groL gene encoding chaperonin GroEL (60 kDa chaperone family; promotes refolding of misfolded polypeptides especially under stressful conditions; forms two stacked rings of heptamers to form a barrel-shaped 14mer; ends can be capped by GroES; misfolded proteins enter the barrel where they are refolded when GroES binds); its protein translation is MAKEIKFSENARHSLLKGVDKLADTVKTTLGPKGRNVVLEKSYGAPDITNDGVTIAKSIELENHFENMGAKLVSEAAQKTNDIAGDGTTTATVLTQAIVREGMKNVTAGANPVGIRRGIETATKAAVDELHKISHKVSTKDEIAQVASVSSASTEVGNLIADAMEKVGHDGVITIEESKGIDTELSVVEGMQFDRGYLSQYMVTDNDKMEADLDNPYILITDKQISNIQDILPLLQEIVQQGKSLLIIADDVDGEALPTLVLNKIRGTFNVVAVKAPGFGDRRKAMLEDIAILTGGTVISSDLGLELKDTKIDQLGKAGKVTVTKDSTTIVEGAGSKEAIAERVDQIKKQIADTTSDFDREKLQERLAKLAGGVAVIKVGAATETELKERKYRIEDALNATRAAVEEGYVAGGGTALVDVMKSIQGTVKGDSEDAETGVKIVMKALGAPVRQIAENAGKDGAVILDHLEHEDPEVGYNAATNKWENMVKAGIIDPTKVTRSALQNAASIAALLLTTEAVVADAPEDDKNQAPAAPNPAMGMGM
- a CDS encoding helix-turn-helix domain-containing protein, whose amino-acid sequence is MTIGEALKETRKNLGLSQTEMAYPILTKSYYSKIERGIHEINASDLIKILEMHDVDISEFLVKCGVKDNKIDKEYWEEQLSQAYYDQDLNKVKELELEIPNIKTDNYTKDLLKSMIMLNKANLKGSIDTLPDEMKKHVKSLIFKAENWNKENLSLFSISLPLWSDQEMKPIVTSLLKKYINIENFPREMQILVSSIMVNYLSLLIRSSSQNLDLVEDIFILLDNLPVKPLNCFGKIMKNFYRAYFQGDDKKIQDILDFFTNNDMNKISEILKVSI
- a CDS encoding LiaF transmembrane domain-containing protein; amino-acid sequence: MRKASFGRILWGLGLLAAAAFLVLDQLHLIPVELGFWTIFWTVVFAATLITSLFNRSLGGTIFSIAFLLIIYAKPLHIESIVPWTVLLAAFLVWGGLRLIFKKSWKPTVIINGEKVSTNWSDLKAPHKFKAEHVFSDTTSSDNGDNIVISEKMSSTSRYVHSQHLETVTINVSMGDVNVYLDSAKPAGDEVIANVNMSMGDLTFYIPTSWRVDNQLNQGFNDITIDGDQPAEGPTLVLQGRANMGDITVKRV
- the groES gene encoding co-chaperone GroES, with protein sequence MLQPIGDRVIVKVKDEEEEKVGGIVLASNAKEKPQMGEIIAVGNGKRNANGDLIPMSVAKGETVFFDKYSGTNLKYEGEKYLVLRESDLLAVVK